One genomic region from Cyanobium usitatum str. Tous encodes:
- a CDS encoding PRC-barrel domain-containing protein, translating to MTSSIPPSADPGATAAAPSDRLWLRSELMGTQVITRDTGRRLGVVGEVVVDIDRREVVALGLRDNPLTRFLPGLPRWMPLDRIRQVGDVILVDSADSLAEGFNPDRYGKVINCQVITEAGDQLGRVLGFSFDIETGELATLVIGALGVPLLGEGVLSTWELTVEEIVSSGPDRIIVYEGAEDKLKQLGSGLLEKLGIGGPSWEQEERDRYRTGMVPVENQLAAGQPAVQEQRRIQPATSQSFEPDEEFDYVELDEQRQREPLRQRRYLDEEESRYEQPRYEESRYVERPTEPIRRPLQAEPLPRQARPLERRPAPTPYREPLDVEAEDLASNDLEDPW from the coding sequence TTGACCTCCTCCATCCCCCCTTCCGCTGATCCCGGCGCAACGGCTGCCGCCCCTAGCGATCGCCTCTGGTTGCGCTCCGAGCTGATGGGCACCCAGGTGATCACCCGCGACACCGGCCGCCGGCTGGGCGTGGTGGGCGAGGTGGTGGTGGACATCGACCGGCGCGAAGTGGTGGCGCTGGGCCTGCGCGACAACCCTCTGACCCGCTTCCTGCCAGGCCTGCCGCGCTGGATGCCCCTCGACCGGATCCGCCAGGTGGGCGATGTGATCCTGGTGGATTCCGCCGATTCGCTGGCCGAAGGCTTCAATCCTGACCGTTACGGCAAGGTGATCAACTGCCAGGTGATCACCGAAGCGGGAGACCAGCTGGGCCGGGTGCTGGGCTTCAGCTTCGACATCGAAACCGGCGAGCTGGCCACCCTGGTGATCGGCGCCCTGGGAGTGCCCCTACTGGGTGAAGGCGTACTGAGCACCTGGGAACTCACCGTTGAAGAGATCGTCAGCAGCGGGCCGGATCGGATCATTGTTTACGAGGGCGCCGAAGACAAGCTCAAGCAGTTGGGATCTGGGCTGCTGGAGAAGCTTGGTATTGGGGGGCCGAGCTGGGAGCAGGAGGAGCGGGATCGATACCGCACCGGAATGGTGCCCGTGGAAAACCAACTGGCGGCGGGCCAGCCGGCGGTGCAGGAACAGCGCCGCATCCAGCCGGCCACTAGCCAGAGCTTCGAGCCCGATGAGGAGTTCGATTACGTCGAACTCGATGAGCAGCGCCAACGGGAACCCCTGCGCCAGCGCCGCTACCTCGACGAGGAGGAGAGCCGCTACGAGCAACCGCGTTACGAAGAATCACGCTACGTCGAGCGTCCAACGGAACCCATTCGCCGCCCCCTGCAGGCCGAACCCCTGCCCAGGCAGGCACGCCCCCTAGAGAGGCGGCCCGCCCCCACCCCCTACCGGGAACCCCTGGATGTGGAGGCTGAAGACCTGGCCAGCAACGACCTTGAAGACCCCTGGTAA
- the smc gene encoding chromosome segregation protein SMC, which translates to MVHINQVELTHFKSFGGSITIPLQEGFTVVTGPNGSGKSNILDAVLFCLGLASSRGMRADRLPDLINSAMLREGKAAETSVSVRFDLSEWQPDQAEAGLEPPEEGPWIKPGQQEWTVSRRLRVAPGGTYASSFSADGVSCNLQQLQSQLRRLRVDPEGSNVVMQGDVTRIVSMSARDRRGIIDELAGVALFDSRIEQSRGKLDEVQERQERCSIVQQELLSSRQKLERDCAKARTYQDLRQRHHNGRLQEQVLAFEAAQASQTALLQRSASLASQQQAEREAISEGETGLTAAAAVLEQLQAEVKALGEDQLIAVQAELAGLEASGRELTRQAGKHQLDAEALQRQRHELARTQGELRQQQQALEASSDQAALSDAEAGCRAAEAAVELSRRRLGEVAGRSGSWLEEQQQRSRARQQLGEQLGPLEAERQQLQERLRQHQERLAELGAEEQQEGASHRSAQQQLEATESSWQQVLEATRAEQQQVQELAEALALQQRTRSRLEQEQTQLEREIARLDSRRETLQESRGTGALRVLLEAGMDGIHGPVAQLGEVEERVRLALEVAAGGRLGQVVVDDDRIAARAIELLKSRRAGRLTFLPLNKIRGGSGGGSSGSGGAALQRGGGAGSGGLVGKAVDLVGYEPVYAEVFRYVFGDTLVFDSLANARRELGRCRAVTLDGELLEKSGAMTGGSLQQRGSQLCFGRSQDGDEAEPLRQRLLELGESLLACRRKEAELGQRLEALRPRLLEHQQRQAGLEAERSAAQRALAPQLQRQQQLGSRLGQLQQALQSDLQRQQQLDSLLLPLQQQLISLEEAEAAVQSSGDAARWQGLQSELEAADTALATARSQRDGLLAARRERALSAERLSNQLEALSADEQRLVAAVNTLVAERARWKEQHQADQERRSTLAAEQKQLQTRFGESRRARDAAEAQLAAQRQALQKRQWELQRLGEEIESLAEQQRGDQLRLAQLERELPEPLPEIPEEVRQAGLEALQAELRSLQARMEALEPVNMLALEELEQLETRLAELEERLEVLSKEREELLLRIETVATLRQEAFLEAFTAVDGHFRTIFEGLSDGEGHLQLENPEAPLEGGLTLVAHPKGKAVRRLNSMSGGEKSLTALSFLFALQRFRPSPFYALDEVDSFLDGVNVERLAALIAGQADQAQFMVVSHRRPMIAAATRTIGVTQARGAHTQVVGLPPAA; encoded by the coding sequence TTGGTTCACATCAATCAGGTCGAGCTCACCCACTTCAAGTCCTTTGGCGGCTCGATCACGATCCCGCTGCAAGAAGGTTTCACGGTGGTCACGGGCCCTAACGGCTCCGGCAAAAGCAACATCCTTGATGCGGTGTTGTTTTGTCTGGGCCTGGCCAGCAGCCGCGGCATGCGGGCAGATCGTCTGCCCGATCTAATCAACAGCGCCATGCTGCGCGAGGGCAAGGCCGCCGAAACCTCGGTGAGCGTGCGCTTCGACCTCAGTGAGTGGCAACCCGACCAGGCCGAGGCTGGCCTGGAGCCGCCAGAAGAAGGGCCCTGGATCAAGCCAGGCCAACAGGAGTGGACCGTTAGCCGGCGCCTGCGGGTTGCCCCCGGCGGCACCTATGCCAGCAGCTTCAGCGCCGATGGCGTGAGTTGCAATCTGCAGCAGCTTCAGAGCCAGCTGCGGCGCCTGCGAGTGGATCCTGAAGGCAGCAATGTGGTCATGCAGGGTGACGTCACCCGCATCGTCTCCATGAGCGCCCGAGACCGGCGCGGCATCATCGACGAGCTAGCTGGTGTCGCCCTATTCGACAGCCGCATCGAACAGAGCCGCGGCAAGCTTGATGAGGTGCAGGAGCGTCAGGAGCGCTGCTCAATCGTGCAGCAGGAGCTGCTCAGCTCCCGCCAGAAACTTGAGCGCGACTGCGCCAAGGCCCGCACCTATCAAGACTTGCGCCAGCGCCACCACAACGGCCGCCTGCAGGAGCAGGTACTGGCCTTTGAAGCAGCCCAGGCGAGCCAGACTGCCTTGCTGCAACGCAGCGCCAGCCTCGCCAGTCAGCAACAGGCTGAACGCGAGGCGATCAGCGAGGGCGAAACGGGCCTGACTGCCGCCGCCGCCGTGCTCGAACAGCTCCAAGCTGAGGTCAAGGCCCTCGGTGAAGACCAGCTGATCGCCGTGCAAGCCGAGCTGGCCGGTCTGGAAGCCAGTGGCCGCGAACTAACCCGCCAGGCAGGCAAACACCAGCTCGATGCCGAGGCCCTGCAACGCCAGCGCCACGAGCTGGCCCGCACCCAGGGCGAGCTGCGCCAGCAGCAGCAAGCCCTCGAGGCCAGTTCCGACCAAGCCGCTCTCAGCGACGCCGAGGCCGGCTGCCGCGCTGCCGAAGCCGCCGTGGAGCTATCGCGCCGCCGGCTCGGCGAGGTGGCGGGGCGCTCCGGCAGCTGGTTGGAGGAACAGCAGCAGCGCAGCCGCGCGCGCCAGCAGCTGGGCGAGCAGCTCGGCCCCCTGGAGGCCGAGCGTCAACAACTGCAGGAGCGGCTGCGGCAGCACCAGGAGCGCCTGGCCGAGCTCGGCGCCGAAGAGCAGCAGGAAGGGGCCAGCCATCGCAGTGCCCAGCAGCAACTGGAGGCCACCGAAAGCAGCTGGCAGCAGGTGCTGGAAGCCACCCGAGCGGAGCAGCAGCAGGTGCAGGAGCTGGCCGAAGCCCTGGCCCTGCAGCAGCGCACCCGCAGCCGCCTCGAGCAGGAGCAAACCCAGCTCGAGCGCGAGATCGCCCGACTAGACAGCCGCCGCGAAACCCTGCAGGAAAGCCGCGGCACCGGTGCCCTGCGGGTGCTGCTGGAGGCTGGCATGGACGGCATCCACGGGCCGGTGGCCCAGCTCGGCGAAGTGGAGGAGCGGGTGCGCTTGGCGCTGGAAGTGGCCGCCGGGGGGCGCCTCGGCCAGGTGGTGGTCGACGACGACCGCATCGCCGCCCGGGCGATCGAGCTGCTCAAAAGTCGCCGGGCAGGCCGGCTCACCTTCCTGCCGCTCAACAAAATTCGTGGTGGCTCCGGTGGCGGCTCCAGTGGTAGCGGCGGAGCCGCCCTGCAACGTGGTGGCGGCGCGGGCAGCGGTGGGCTGGTGGGCAAGGCGGTGGATCTGGTGGGTTACGAGCCCGTCTACGCCGAGGTATTCCGCTACGTCTTTGGCGACACCCTGGTGTTCGACAGCCTGGCCAATGCCAGACGCGAACTGGGCCGCTGCCGGGCCGTGACCCTCGACGGCGAACTGCTGGAGAAGAGCGGCGCCATGACCGGCGGCAGCCTGCAACAGCGGGGCAGCCAGCTCTGCTTCGGCCGCAGCCAGGACGGCGACGAAGCCGAACCCCTGCGCCAGCGCTTGCTGGAGCTGGGCGAGAGCCTGCTGGCCTGCCGCCGCAAGGAAGCGGAGCTGGGTCAGCGGCTCGAAGCCCTACGCCCCCGGCTGCTGGAGCACCAGCAGCGCCAGGCGGGCCTGGAGGCCGAGCGCAGCGCCGCCCAGCGGGCCCTGGCCCCCCAACTGCAACGCCAGCAGCAGCTGGGCAGCCGCCTGGGCCAACTGCAGCAGGCCTTGCAGAGCGATCTGCAGCGCCAGCAGCAACTTGATTCCCTGCTGTTGCCCCTGCAGCAACAACTCATCAGCCTGGAAGAGGCCGAGGCTGCGGTGCAATCCTCCGGTGATGCGGCCCGCTGGCAGGGGCTGCAGAGCGAGCTAGAGGCAGCCGACACGGCCCTGGCCACGGCCCGCAGCCAGCGTGATGGTCTGCTGGCGGCCCGGCGCGAACGGGCCCTGAGCGCCGAGCGCCTCAGCAACCAGCTCGAGGCCCTAAGCGCCGATGAACAGCGGCTGGTGGCCGCTGTGAACACCCTGGTGGCGGAGCGAGCTCGCTGGAAAGAGCAGCACCAGGCGGATCAGGAGCGACGCAGCACCTTGGCCGCCGAGCAAAAGCAGCTGCAAACCCGCTTTGGCGAAAGCCGCCGCGCCCGCGATGCCGCCGAAGCCCAGCTGGCCGCCCAGCGCCAGGCCCTGCAAAAGCGCCAATGGGAACTGCAACGCCTCGGCGAGGAGATCGAATCGCTGGCCGAACAGCAGCGTGGCGACCAACTGCGCCTGGCCCAACTCGAGCGGGAACTGCCCGAGCCCCTGCCGGAGATCCCCGAGGAGGTGCGGCAGGCGGGCCTAGAGGCCCTGCAGGCGGAGCTGCGCAGTCTGCAAGCCCGGATGGAAGCCCTCGAACCGGTGAACATGCTCGCCCTTGAGGAGCTTGAGCAGCTGGAAACCCGCTTGGCGGAATTGGAGGAGCGGCTCGAAGTGCTTAGCAAGGAGCGCGAAGAGCTGCTGCTACGCATCGAAACCGTGGCCACCTTGCGCCAGGAGGCCTTCCTTGAAGCCTTCACAGCCGTGGATGGCCATTTCCGCACAATCTTTGAAGGGCTATCCGACGGCGAGGGGCACCTGCAGCTGGAAAACCCGGAAGCACCCCTTGAAGGTGGCCTCACCCTGGTGGCCCACCCCAAGGGCAAGGCGGTGCGGCGGCTCAACTCCATGAGTGGAGGCGAGAAATCGCTCACGGCGCTGAGCTTCCTGTTTGCCCTGCAGCGCTTCCGCCCTTCGCCCTTCTACGCATTAGACGAAGTTGACAGCTTTCTCGACGGCGTCAACGTGGAGCGCCTGGCCGCCCTGATTGCCGGCCAGGCAGACCAGGCCCAATTCATGGTGGTGAGCCACCGGCGCCCGATGATCGCCGCCGCCACCCGCACCATTGGCGTCACCCAGGCCCGGGGCGCCCACACCCAGGTGGTCGGGTTACCGCCCGCCGCCTGA
- a CDS encoding glycine zipper domain-containing protein — protein MTAETPPRAASPEGFRDRFETLIPTIQREWPAVARQTLEATRGSFDEVVEVISSQTGRTASAVKDQLLELLEVAGDQTSRLADNLAPLEAQLENLLDELNTTLRPRIEKPVRERPLMAIGIATGVGVLLGLLLASGRRSS, from the coding sequence ATGACCGCTGAAACGCCTCCCCGCGCCGCCAGCCCAGAGGGCTTCCGCGACCGTTTTGAGACCCTGATCCCCACCATTCAGCGGGAGTGGCCGGCCGTTGCCCGCCAAACCCTGGAGGCCACCCGGGGCAGTTTTGATGAGGTGGTTGAGGTGATTTCCAGCCAGACCGGCCGCACCGCTAGTGCGGTGAAGGACCAGTTGCTTGAGCTGCTTGAGGTGGCCGGGGATCAGACCAGCCGCCTAGCGGACAACCTGGCGCCCTTGGAGGCCCAGCTGGAAAACCTGCTCGATGAGCTCAACACCACCTTGCGGCCCCGCATTGAGAAGCCGGTGCGGGAGCGTCCGCTGATGGCGATCGGCATCGCCACTGGAGTGGGCGTGCTGCTGGGTCTGCTGCTTGCCTCGGGCCGGCGTTCGTCATGA
- a CDS encoding phage holin family protein → MTDQNSPGPARVAAGRVGALLTSVMDLHVRIALQEVDREKRRLISGALLLSGGLALLLLALIGAELALLLGLHAAQGLSWIHAALAVAALNLVLAGIFLRVGGHLLKGPYLPETTAGLSKTTRAILGR, encoded by the coding sequence ATGACGGATCAAAACTCGCCAGGCCCGGCCCGGGTGGCGGCGGGCCGGGTCGGCGCCCTGCTGACTTCGGTGATGGACCTGCACGTGCGTATCGCGCTGCAGGAGGTGGATCGGGAGAAGCGGCGCTTGATCAGTGGGGCCCTGCTGCTCAGCGGCGGCCTAGCCCTGCTGCTGCTGGCCCTCATCGGCGCCGAGCTGGCTTTGCTGCTGGGGCTGCACGCGGCCCAGGGGCTGAGCTGGATCCATGCCGCCTTGGCTGTGGCGGCCCTGAATCTCGTGCTGGCTGGGATTTTTCTGCGGGTGGGCGGCCACCTGCTCAAGGGCCCCTACCTACCGGAAACCACCGCCGGCCTCAGCAAAACCACTCGCGCAATCTTGGGTCGTTAG
- a CDS encoding THUMP domain-containing class I SAM-dependent RNA methyltransferase, producing the protein MGITELNSTSISGIAVVPPGLEDAAATELTALGCQAVARLRRAVRFQTDLAGYYRLHLQARLPFRLLLELAQFPCRSKDELYDGVQRAVDWSRWLPPGATFRVDATGSAPGLNHSHYSALQVKNALVDLQRQQWGARSSVDLDNPDLSIHLHLGGGEAALSLDGSGGSLHRRGYRAAMGLAPLKENLAAGLIALTGWDGSVPLADPLCGSGTLLIEAACLALGRAPGLGRHFALERWPKFDSQLWQQERQAASDLARETLPSGEALAPIVGREQDPGVLDQAQGNAEAAGIASALELSLGDCRDFMPPPGPGILVCNPPYGERIGEREGLEPLYADLGRMVKERCGGWSLWLLSGNPELTGALKMKASRRIPISNGGIDCRWLHYEVR; encoded by the coding sequence GTGGGCATCACCGAACTAAACAGCACATCAATCAGCGGAATAGCGGTTGTGCCACCGGGCCTCGAAGACGCCGCGGCAACTGAGCTCACGGCCTTGGGCTGCCAAGCCGTAGCACGCCTACGCCGGGCCGTGCGCTTCCAAACAGACCTGGCTGGCTACTACCGGCTGCACCTGCAAGCCCGCCTGCCCTTCCGGCTCCTGCTTGAACTGGCTCAATTTCCCTGCCGTAGCAAAGACGAGCTCTACGACGGTGTGCAGCGCGCCGTCGACTGGAGCCGCTGGCTGCCTCCTGGCGCCACCTTCCGGGTCGATGCCACCGGCAGCGCTCCTGGCCTCAACCACAGTCACTACAGCGCCCTGCAGGTCAAAAATGCCCTGGTGGATCTGCAGCGCCAGCAGTGGGGCGCCCGCTCCTCCGTTGACTTAGACAATCCCGACCTCTCCATCCACCTGCACCTGGGCGGCGGCGAAGCAGCCCTGAGCCTCGATGGCAGCGGCGGCAGCCTGCACCGCCGCGGCTACCGGGCAGCGATGGGCCTGGCCCCGCTCAAGGAAAACCTCGCCGCCGGCCTGATCGCCCTCACCGGCTGGGATGGCTCGGTGCCCCTGGCCGACCCCCTTTGCGGCTCCGGCACCCTGCTGATTGAGGCGGCCTGCCTGGCCCTGGGCCGGGCGCCGGGTCTGGGCCGCCACTTCGCCCTGGAGCGCTGGCCAAAGTTCGACTCCCAGCTCTGGCAGCAAGAGAGGCAAGCGGCCAGCGACCTGGCCCGAGAGACGCTCCCCAGCGGAGAAGCCCTGGCGCCCATCGTTGGCCGGGAGCAGGATCCCGGCGTGCTTGATCAAGCCCAAGGCAACGCTGAGGCTGCCGGCATCGCAAGTGCCCTGGAACTGAGCCTGGGCGACTGCCGCGACTTCATGCCTCCGCCCGGGCCGGGGATCTTGGTGTGCAACCCGCCCTATGGCGAGCGCATCGGCGAGCGTGAGGGCCTGGAGCCTCTATACGCCGACCTGGGCCGCATGGTGAAGGAGCGTTGCGGCGGCTGGAGCCTGTGGCTGCTCAGCGGCAACCCAGAGCTCACCGGCGCCCTCAAAATGAAGGCCAGCCGCCGCATCCCAATCAGCAACGGCGGCATCGACTGCCGTTGGCTGCACTACGAGGTGCGCTAA